The following coding sequences lie in one Spinacia oleracea cultivar Varoflay chromosome 1, BTI_SOV_V1, whole genome shotgun sequence genomic window:
- the LOC130463106 gene encoding uncharacterized protein: MSYRSKRTRIAALNESRNASEVPPKKAQRAATSQLASQSAHPHKNQPTIPVPSPSLKNKRPASSQSVHPPKSQPTIPVPLPSLQNIRPVSSQSVHPPKNHPTIPVPSPSLQNTRGTNDRWGPFNPQITTSTQRGTSSSTTTSNLIWKKPLTVPTTSEPKVASKGPSRYNPTLDKTFKSPNIPTENPTKVPQSRLSEPPKHPSTVSLTSQLPYELAKQSTYSKSVAFDASILEETLDTRTGSSPTTPEDEYADHISDGKATAKSKESCDGKEKEIFKGSRSRCHESLPEWLSTVEYDNKEQVLTIDAKGNQQLVSGSIQPMDVWNTNGSIKYVVHFNELYQPIRKGGHILVRFLGSIAKQEQYCPVSEKTWGQLDNYYKVEIIKLIRDNFVIPDDTKYEDLALQRVDRVWRQYKYEIKKKYFKPNEKTIEAIKKEVPPGVSKQDWVNLVNYWDSSKGKVSF, from the exons ATGAGTTATCGTAGCAAACGAACTAGGATTGCAGCTCTAAATGAGTCTCGTAATGCATCTGAAGTTCCTCCAAAAAAGGCTCAAAGGGCAGCAACATCACAGTTAGCATCACAGTCAGCACATCCACACAAAAATCAGCCCACTATCCCAGTTCCCTCGCCCTCACTCAAAAACAAAAGGCCTGCATCATCACAGTCAGTCCATCCACCAAAAAGTCAGCCCACTATCCCAGTTCCCTTGCCCTCACTCCAAAACATAAGGCCGGTATCATCACAGTCAGTCCATCCACCAAAAAATCACCCCACAATTCCAGTGCCCTCGCCCTCACTCCAAAATACAAGGGGAACTAACGACAGATGGGGGCCATTCAATCCTCAAATTACCACTAGCACTCAACGTGGGACTTCGTCTTCCACTACCACTAGCAACCTTATTTGGAAAAAGCCACTCACTGTACCAACAACTAGTGAACCTAAGGTTGCATCGAAAGGGCCATCAAGGTACAACCCTACTCTAGACAAGACTTTTAAGTCACCTAATATCCCAACTGAAAATCCCACAAAAGTCCCACAGTCTAGGCTGTCAGAACCACCCAAGCACCCTTCCACTGTTTCTCTAACTTCTCAGCTACCATATGAACTTGCTAAACAGTCCACATATTCAAAATCTGTTGCTTTTGATGCTAGTATATTAGAAGAAACACTTGATACTCGTACTGGGAGTTCACCAACAACACCCGAGGATGAATATGCAGACCATATAAGTGATGGAAAAGCAACAGCAAAATCCAAAGAATCATGTgatggaaaagaaaaagagatctTTAAAGGATCTAGGTCTCGATGTCATGAGTCGCTCCCTGAATGGCTAAGTACAGTTGAGTATGATAACAAGGAGCAGGTTTTGACCATAG ATGCTAAGGGTAATCAGCAACTAGTTAGCGGGTCTATTCAACCAATGGACGTCTGGAACACCAATGGAAGCATCAAATATGTTGTGCACTTCAATGAACTATACCAACCGATTAGGAAAGGTGGGCATATTTTAGTCAGATTCCTTGGAAGCATAGCAAAGCAAGAACAATACTGCCCAGTTTCAGAAAAGACTTGGGGTCAACTGGACAACTATTATAAAGTTGAAATCATCAAATTGATTAGA GACAACTTTGTGATTCCTGATGATACAAAGTATGAGGACCTAGCTCTCCAACGTGTTGATAGAGTGTGGAGGcaatataaatatgaaattaagaaAAAGTACTTCAAACCGAATGAGAAAACAATAGAAGCCATTAAAAAGGAAGTGCCACCTGGAGTTTCCAAGCAAGACTGGGTGAACTTGGTCAACTATTGGGATTCATCCAAAGGGAAAGTAAGTTTTTAA
- the LOC110780310 gene encoding uncharacterized protein isoform X1 translates to MQGNFPPSKWNKPIFDDVNEVVRLVREESPEHCILKIDSFSKAQDALFESGNNHFKSTEFKAGSYTWVFSVYPKGNKEAGGADHLSLYVTLVDKLDFGSFVNAALRFFIYDKNRDNYLTILDIRDKRFHTLKSTFGIPKFLPLSSFTDASNGFLVDDCCAFGVEVLVRSGQQVKGSVVSGLEAKQVKGSIVSSLEDKCDRTYTWRIEHFSNLKNPSYSPEFCLGEWSWRLSLYPRGNPKQERKELSLYLSLYLELVNAKNLTQGSKLLTEFQLCLKNQGKGEDLLKDTSCGFCSEKKDWGYDCFLPISDLHSVSKSFLVGDTLIMEVLVKDMKKSYW, encoded by the exons ATGCAAGGGAATTTCCCACCTTCAAAATGGAATAAACCCATTTTTGATGATGTCAATG AAGTTGTGCGACTAGTGAGAGAAGAATCGCCTGAACATTGCATTTTGAAAATTGATTCTTTCTCTAAGGCCCAAGATGCACTCTTTGAATCTGGCAACAATCACTTTAAATCAACAGAATTTAAGGCAGGGTCCTATACTTG GGTGTTTTCGGTATATCCCAAAGGAAATAAGGAAGCAGGTGGAGCTGATCACCTGTCTCTCTATGTAACATTAGTTGACAAACTCGACTTTGGCAGCTTTGTCAACGCAGCTCTTCGATTTTTCATTTATGATAAGAATAGGGACAACTACTTGACCATTCTAG ACATAAGAGACAAACGCTTTCACACACTGAAGAGTACATTTGGAATTCCAAAATTTCTCCCTCTTAGTTCTTTCACTGATGCTTCTAATGGATTTTTAGTTGATGATTGCTGTGCATTTGGTGTGGAGGTTCTTGTCAGGAGCGGCCAGCAGGTTAAAGGGTCTGTTGTGTCAGGTTTGGAGGCTAAGCAGGTCAAAGGATCAATTGTGTCAAGTTTGGAGGATAAATGTGACAGGACCTACACTTGGAGAATCGAACATTTTTCCAATTTGAAGAATCCATCATATTCTCCTGAATTCTGTCTTGGTGAATGGTCTTG GAGATTGTCTCTATATCCGCGAGGTAATCCTAAGCAAGAACGAAAGGAGCTTTCATTGTATCTTTCGTTGTATCTTGAGCTCGTCAATGCAAAAAACCTGACACAAGGAAGCAAGCTGTTAACTGAATTCCAGCTGTGTCTAAAGAATCAAGGCAAAGGAGAGGACCTTTTGAAAGATA CCAGTTGCGGTTTCTGTTCAGAAAAGAAGGATTGGGGATATGACTGCTTCCTTCCGATCAGTGATCTTCATAGTGTATCAAAAAGCTTTTTAGTAGGTGACACTTTAATTATGGAAGTATTGGTGAAAGATATGAAGAAATCTTATTGGTGA
- the LOC110780310 gene encoding uncharacterized protein isoform X2 — MQGNFPPSKWNKPIFDDVNVVRLVREESPEHCILKIDSFSKAQDALFESGNNHFKSTEFKAGSYTWVFSVYPKGNKEAGGADHLSLYVTLVDKLDFGSFVNAALRFFIYDKNRDNYLTILDIRDKRFHTLKSTFGIPKFLPLSSFTDASNGFLVDDCCAFGVEVLVRSGQQVKGSVVSGLEAKQVKGSIVSSLEDKCDRTYTWRIEHFSNLKNPSYSPEFCLGEWSWRLSLYPRGNPKQERKELSLYLSLYLELVNAKNLTQGSKLLTEFQLCLKNQGKGEDLLKDTSCGFCSEKKDWGYDCFLPISDLHSVSKSFLVGDTLIMEVLVKDMKKSYW, encoded by the exons ATGCAAGGGAATTTCCCACCTTCAAAATGGAATAAACCCATTTTTGATGATGTCAATG TTGTGCGACTAGTGAGAGAAGAATCGCCTGAACATTGCATTTTGAAAATTGATTCTTTCTCTAAGGCCCAAGATGCACTCTTTGAATCTGGCAACAATCACTTTAAATCAACAGAATTTAAGGCAGGGTCCTATACTTG GGTGTTTTCGGTATATCCCAAAGGAAATAAGGAAGCAGGTGGAGCTGATCACCTGTCTCTCTATGTAACATTAGTTGACAAACTCGACTTTGGCAGCTTTGTCAACGCAGCTCTTCGATTTTTCATTTATGATAAGAATAGGGACAACTACTTGACCATTCTAG ACATAAGAGACAAACGCTTTCACACACTGAAGAGTACATTTGGAATTCCAAAATTTCTCCCTCTTAGTTCTTTCACTGATGCTTCTAATGGATTTTTAGTTGATGATTGCTGTGCATTTGGTGTGGAGGTTCTTGTCAGGAGCGGCCAGCAGGTTAAAGGGTCTGTTGTGTCAGGTTTGGAGGCTAAGCAGGTCAAAGGATCAATTGTGTCAAGTTTGGAGGATAAATGTGACAGGACCTACACTTGGAGAATCGAACATTTTTCCAATTTGAAGAATCCATCATATTCTCCTGAATTCTGTCTTGGTGAATGGTCTTG GAGATTGTCTCTATATCCGCGAGGTAATCCTAAGCAAGAACGAAAGGAGCTTTCATTGTATCTTTCGTTGTATCTTGAGCTCGTCAATGCAAAAAACCTGACACAAGGAAGCAAGCTGTTAACTGAATTCCAGCTGTGTCTAAAGAATCAAGGCAAAGGAGAGGACCTTTTGAAAGATA CCAGTTGCGGTTTCTGTTCAGAAAAGAAGGATTGGGGATATGACTGCTTCCTTCCGATCAGTGATCTTCATAGTGTATCAAAAAGCTTTTTAGTAGGTGACACTTTAATTATGGAAGTATTGGTGAAAGATATGAAGAAATCTTATTGGTGA